The sequence below is a genomic window from Toxoplasma gondii ME49 unplaced genomic scaffold asmbl.1171, whole genome shotgun sequence.
CACGTGCTGCGAAAGTTGCATCTTACGCGACAGCTGGTGGTGTCTGTTGCGTGGCTGCATCGTCACGGCGTCGCTCACAATGACTTGAAGCTTGAGAATGTCTTTCTCagtgaagaagggaaggcTGTTATTGGCGACTTTGGTTTCGCAGCGGAAGTTGGAACCTCAACAAAACTCCGGTCAACCCCTGCCTTTCTAGACCCGCAAACCGCGGAAGAATATCTTCAACGGAAAACGGAAACGGTCGTGACTGAGGAAAGAGATGCATGGGCTCTGGGAACTATCATATTTGTGATTTGGTGCGGATCTTACCCGTTCTTTTCATTTGAAGAGGCTGTCCTTCCTCCTGC
It includes:
- a CDS encoding myosin-light-chain kinase (encoded by transcript TGME49_323300); its protein translation is HVLRKLHLTRQLVVSVAWLHRHGVAHNDLKLENVFLSEEGKAVIGDFGFAAEVGTSTKLRSTPAFLDPQTAEEYLQRKTETVVTEERDAWALGTIIFVIWCGSYPFFSFEEAVLPPAVLWQNVVFMSKTTRPAPPLQHCKGMPSPVKALITGFLQWNSDDRRRPRDVVEGFLAATASEPATSSATAAEGSVRPRASRSQ